The Anopheles merus strain MAF unplaced genomic scaffold, AmerM5.1 LNR4000292, whole genome shotgun sequence genome has a window encoding:
- the LOC121602085 gene encoding ubiquitin thioesterase trabid-like isoform X1 has protein sequence MSGSSSTNKLDHQQQEQETVQQQQQQQEQQQPLDETQQQEQQCPQQQPKWVCEYCTYENYPLSLKCIMCKGTKPLLKEDIFRLSPTQQLSATSRSNPNLASGAVKSPSITELDSNQRWPCSACTYLNLPHTRRCLQCDTVRKEDQQDHHQQHHNHQQQKVISEYDSISEHLNAMNICRSGPSPGEDGIVSTSGAGSGKRNRNNSPASGGSYGSSSRLGTNANDGEPATGKGCASDAKHSPSPVSSSPVSTMSRAVASSQVNAGKWFCSVCTYENWPKSLKCSMCLHPRDSTTSTVGSRSNQAAAKASPEHDENTINVASNIMVNNKRNQQFVGHADSINNMDACKQERYLQLLRRQPDWDWLNACVGIAENNIGAVEAYLECGGDPSRALTSAEAFLISRNNCAFDVGHTLIHLAIRFHRDEMLPLLLAQISGSGPGIKRVPAYVAPDLASDIRRHFAQSLRIRKASFNCQFVNEHATFSLPADIEELPLVLQEQLYEELLDKDAQKQLEMPPPALNWSLEITDRLGSRLMVLWNRSAGDCLLDSVMQATWGVFDRDNTLRRALADSLHQCSHIFYPRWKENELFQAALLQYTVAEMQLEKDWNTLLSLASHPGSSLEQLHIFALAHIMRRPIVVYGVKYVKSFRGEDIGFARFEGVYLPLLWEQSFCITSPIALGYTRGHFSALVPTEPYSRIDATRDDREDITFLPLMDCEMKLLPIHFLTKNEIGREEMLLRQWLEVCETEGGLLVAQQKLHKRPLLVAQLLEEWLNHYRRIAYDLEAVLN, from the exons ATGTCGGGTTCGTCGTCTACGAACAAGCTAGATCATCAACAACAAGAGCAGGAAActgtacagcagcaacagcagcagcaagagcaaCAACAGCCGCTAGATGAaacacagcagcaggagcaacaATGTCCCCAGCAGCAACCGAAATGGGTGTGCGAATACTGTACGTACGAGAACTACCCGTTGTCTCTTAAGTGCATCATGTGCAAGGGTACCAAACCACTGCTTAAGGAGGACATATTTCG CCTTAGTCCAACGCAGCAGCTCAGTGCGACGAGCCGATCGAACCCAAATCTCGCTAGTGGGGCTGTAAAATCGCCTTCGATCACCGAGCTCGACTCTAATCAGCGATGGCCATGCTCGGCGTGCACCTACCTGAACCTACCCCACACCAGGCGCTGCCTGCAGTGCGATACCGTGCGCAAGGAGGACCAGCAGgatcatcaccagcagcaccacaaccaccaacaGCAGAAAGTGATAAGCGAGTACGATAGCATTAGCGAACATTTAAACGCGATGAATATTTGCCGAAGTGGTCCTAGCCCCGGAGAGGACGGTATTGTTTCAACTAGCGGCGCAGGAAGCGGCAAGCGCAATCGGAACAATTCGCCCGCTTCGGGCGGCTCGTACGGTTCCAGTTCGCGTCTGGGGACGAACGCAAACGACGGCGAACCGGCGACCGGTAAAGGCTGTGCGAGTGATGCCAAACACTCACCCTCTCCAGTGTCCTCCTCGCCCGTCAGTACTATGAGCCGAGCGGTGGCCAGCTCCCAGGTCAACGCAGGGAAGTGGTTCTGCTCCGTGTGCACGTACGAAAATTGGCCCAAATCGCTCAAGTGTTCGATGTGCTTGCATCCTCGTGATTCCACCACCAGTACGGTGGGCAGTAGAAGCAATCAGGCCGCAGCGAAAGCGTCACCCGAACACGACGAAAACACCATCAACGTGGCTAGCAACATTATGGTGAACAACAAGCGCAACCAACAGTTCGTGGGCCATGCGGACTCGATCAACAATATGGATGCGTGCAAGCAGGAACGCTACCTGCAGCTGCTGCGCCGGCAGCCGGACTGGGATTGGCTGAACGCTTGCGTGGGCATTGCGGAAAATAATATCGGCGCGGTGGAAGCGTACCTAGAGTGTGGCGGCGATCCGAGCCGAGCCCTCACCTCGGCCGAAGCGTTCCTGATCAGTCGCAACAACTGTGCATTCGATGTGGGCCACACGCTGATTCATCTCGCTATACGGTTCCATCGGGATGAAATGTTACCGCTGCTGTTGGCGCAAATTTCCGGCTCGGGACCCGGTATCAAGCGGGTGCCGGCCTATGTGGCGCCCGATCTGGCCAGCGACATACGCCGCCACTTTGCCCAGTCCCTCCGAATACGGAAGGCTTCGTTCAACTGCCAGTTTGTGAACGAGCATGCGACGTTTTCGTTGCCGGCCGACATCGAGGAGCTGCCGCTGGTGCTGCAGGAGCAGCTGTACGAGGAGCTGCTAGACAAGGATGCGCAGAAGCAGCTGGAAATGCCACCGCCCGCCTTGAACTGGTCGCTCGAAATCACCGACCGGTTGGGTTCGCGGCTGATGGTGTTGTGGAATCGAAGTGCCGGCGACTGCTTGCTCGATTCCGTCATGCAGGCCACCTGGGGTGTGTTCGATCGCGATAACACTCTCCGGCGGGCGCTAGCCGATAGTTTGCATCAATGCAGCCACAT ATTTTATCCCCGCTGGAAGGAGAATGAACTGTTCCAGGCGGCATTGCTCCAGTACACCGTGGCCGAGATGCAACTGGAGAAGGATTGGAACACGCTGCTGTCGCTGGCTAGTCACCCGGGCTCGTCGCTAGAGCAGCTGCACATTTTCGCCCTGGCACACATCATGCGCCGACCGATCGTCGTGTACGGTGTCAAGTACGTTAAGAGCTTCCGCGGAGAGGACATTGGATTCGCCCGCTTCGAGGGTGTCTATCTGCCGCTGCTGTGGGAGCAAAGCTTCTGCATCACTTCACCGATCGCACTCGGCTATACGCGCGGTCATTTTAGTGCACTGGTTCCGACCGAACCGTACTCGCGAATCGATGCAACGCGCGACGACCGGGAAGACATTACCTTTCTGCCTCTGATGGACTGTGAGATGAAGCTACTGCCAATTCactttttaacgaaaaatgaG ATTGGTCGCGAGGAAATGTTACTCCGCCAGTGGCTGGAGGTGTGCGAAACGGAGGGCGGACTGCTCGTCGCTCAGCAGAAGCTTCACAAACGTCCACTATTAGTCGCTCAACTGCTTGAGGAATGGCTTAACCACTATCGAAGAATAGCGTAT GATCTCGAGGCTGTTTTAAATTAG
- the LOC121602085 gene encoding ubiquitin thioesterase trabid-like isoform X2, which produces MSGSSSTNKLDHQQQEQETVQQQQQQQEQQQPLDETQQQEQQCPQQQPKWVCEYCTYENYPLSLKCIMCKGTKPLLKEDIFRLSPTQQLSATSRSNPNLASGAVKSPSITELDSNQRWPCSACTYLNLPHTRRCLQCDTVRKEDQQDHHQQHHNHQQQKVISEYDSISEHLNAMNICRSGPSPGEDGIVSTSGAGSGKRNRNNSPASGGSYGSSSRLGTNANDGEPATGKGCASDAKHSPSPVSSSPVSTMSRAVASSQVNAGKWFCSVCTYENWPKSLKCSMCLHPRDSTTSTVGSRSNQAAAKASPEHDENTINVASNIMVNNKRNQQFVGHADSINNMDACKQERYLQLLRRQPDWDWLNACVGIAENNIGAVEAYLECGGDPSRALTSAEAFLISRNNCAFDVGHTLIHLAIRFHRDEMLPLLLAQISGSGPGIKRVPAYVAPDLASDIRRHFAQSLRIRKASFNCQFVNEHATFSLPADIEELPLVLQEQLYEELLDKDAQKQLEMPPPALNWSLEITDRLGSRLMVLWNRSAGDCLLDSVMQATWGVFDRDNTLRRALADSLHQCSHIFYPRWKENELFQAALLQYTVAEMQLEKDWNTLLSLASHPGSSLEQLHIFALAHIMRRPIVVYGVKYVKSFRGEDIGFARFEGVYLPLLWEQSFCITSPIALGYTRGHFSALVPTEPYSRIDATRDDREDITFLPLMDCEMKLLPIHFLTKNEIGREEMLLRQWLEVCETEGGLLVAQQKLHKRPLLVAQLLEEWLNHYRRIAISRLF; this is translated from the exons ATGTCGGGTTCGTCGTCTACGAACAAGCTAGATCATCAACAACAAGAGCAGGAAActgtacagcagcaacagcagcagcaagagcaaCAACAGCCGCTAGATGAaacacagcagcaggagcaacaATGTCCCCAGCAGCAACCGAAATGGGTGTGCGAATACTGTACGTACGAGAACTACCCGTTGTCTCTTAAGTGCATCATGTGCAAGGGTACCAAACCACTGCTTAAGGAGGACATATTTCG CCTTAGTCCAACGCAGCAGCTCAGTGCGACGAGCCGATCGAACCCAAATCTCGCTAGTGGGGCTGTAAAATCGCCTTCGATCACCGAGCTCGACTCTAATCAGCGATGGCCATGCTCGGCGTGCACCTACCTGAACCTACCCCACACCAGGCGCTGCCTGCAGTGCGATACCGTGCGCAAGGAGGACCAGCAGgatcatcaccagcagcaccacaaccaccaacaGCAGAAAGTGATAAGCGAGTACGATAGCATTAGCGAACATTTAAACGCGATGAATATTTGCCGAAGTGGTCCTAGCCCCGGAGAGGACGGTATTGTTTCAACTAGCGGCGCAGGAAGCGGCAAGCGCAATCGGAACAATTCGCCCGCTTCGGGCGGCTCGTACGGTTCCAGTTCGCGTCTGGGGACGAACGCAAACGACGGCGAACCGGCGACCGGTAAAGGCTGTGCGAGTGATGCCAAACACTCACCCTCTCCAGTGTCCTCCTCGCCCGTCAGTACTATGAGCCGAGCGGTGGCCAGCTCCCAGGTCAACGCAGGGAAGTGGTTCTGCTCCGTGTGCACGTACGAAAATTGGCCCAAATCGCTCAAGTGTTCGATGTGCTTGCATCCTCGTGATTCCACCACCAGTACGGTGGGCAGTAGAAGCAATCAGGCCGCAGCGAAAGCGTCACCCGAACACGACGAAAACACCATCAACGTGGCTAGCAACATTATGGTGAACAACAAGCGCAACCAACAGTTCGTGGGCCATGCGGACTCGATCAACAATATGGATGCGTGCAAGCAGGAACGCTACCTGCAGCTGCTGCGCCGGCAGCCGGACTGGGATTGGCTGAACGCTTGCGTGGGCATTGCGGAAAATAATATCGGCGCGGTGGAAGCGTACCTAGAGTGTGGCGGCGATCCGAGCCGAGCCCTCACCTCGGCCGAAGCGTTCCTGATCAGTCGCAACAACTGTGCATTCGATGTGGGCCACACGCTGATTCATCTCGCTATACGGTTCCATCGGGATGAAATGTTACCGCTGCTGTTGGCGCAAATTTCCGGCTCGGGACCCGGTATCAAGCGGGTGCCGGCCTATGTGGCGCCCGATCTGGCCAGCGACATACGCCGCCACTTTGCCCAGTCCCTCCGAATACGGAAGGCTTCGTTCAACTGCCAGTTTGTGAACGAGCATGCGACGTTTTCGTTGCCGGCCGACATCGAGGAGCTGCCGCTGGTGCTGCAGGAGCAGCTGTACGAGGAGCTGCTAGACAAGGATGCGCAGAAGCAGCTGGAAATGCCACCGCCCGCCTTGAACTGGTCGCTCGAAATCACCGACCGGTTGGGTTCGCGGCTGATGGTGTTGTGGAATCGAAGTGCCGGCGACTGCTTGCTCGATTCCGTCATGCAGGCCACCTGGGGTGTGTTCGATCGCGATAACACTCTCCGGCGGGCGCTAGCCGATAGTTTGCATCAATGCAGCCACAT ATTTTATCCCCGCTGGAAGGAGAATGAACTGTTCCAGGCGGCATTGCTCCAGTACACCGTGGCCGAGATGCAACTGGAGAAGGATTGGAACACGCTGCTGTCGCTGGCTAGTCACCCGGGCTCGTCGCTAGAGCAGCTGCACATTTTCGCCCTGGCACACATCATGCGCCGACCGATCGTCGTGTACGGTGTCAAGTACGTTAAGAGCTTCCGCGGAGAGGACATTGGATTCGCCCGCTTCGAGGGTGTCTATCTGCCGCTGCTGTGGGAGCAAAGCTTCTGCATCACTTCACCGATCGCACTCGGCTATACGCGCGGTCATTTTAGTGCACTGGTTCCGACCGAACCGTACTCGCGAATCGATGCAACGCGCGACGACCGGGAAGACATTACCTTTCTGCCTCTGATGGACTGTGAGATGAAGCTACTGCCAATTCactttttaacgaaaaatgaG ATTGGTCGCGAGGAAATGTTACTCCGCCAGTGGCTGGAGGTGTGCGAAACGGAGGGCGGACTGCTCGTCGCTCAGCAGAAGCTTCACAAACGTCCACTATTAGTCGCTCAACTGCTTGAGGAATGGCTTAACCACTATCGAAGAATAGC GATCTCGAGGCTGTTTTAA
- the LOC121602088 gene encoding uncharacterized protein LOC121602088 isoform X2 yields MLRASGIMAVMEVMAVTMGMEDTEDMEVDISRTAMVTDILVNMAAMEDTTVDTVDTAVTAGTADTVDMEDTVDMVAMEEFDPISDKGLTTVSLHL; encoded by the exons ATGCTACGAGCTTCT GGTATAATGGCGGTTATGGAGGTTATGGCGGTTACAATGGGTATGGAGGATACGGAGGATATGGAGGTGGATATCAGCCGTACGGCTATGGTTACG gaTATCCTGGTAAATATGGCAGCTATGGAGGATACAACGGTGGATACGGTGGATACGGCGGTTACGGCGGGTACGGCGGATACGGTGGATATGGAGGATACGGTGGATATGGTGGCTATGGAGGAATTCGACCCTATTTCCGATAAAGGTTTGACCACTGTATCGTTACATCTTTAA
- the LOC121602088 gene encoding neuropeptide-like protein 31 isoform X1 has translation MLRASVVLLVLVAIVSGAAATFGYGLLGGTGYNGGYGGYGGYNGYGGYGGYGGGYQPYGYGYGYPGKYGSYGGYNGGYGGYGGYGGYGGYGGYGGYGGYGGYGGIRPYFR, from the exons ATGCTACGAGCTTCT GTTGTGTTACTCGTTTTGGTTGCGATTGTGTCTGGCGCGGCCGCCACCTTCGGATACGGACTGCTGGGTGGAACAG GGTATAATGGCGGTTATGGAGGTTATGGCGGTTACAATGGGTATGGAGGATACGGAGGATATGGAGGTGGATATCAGCCGTACGGCTATGGTTACG gaTATCCTGGTAAATATGGCAGCTATGGAGGATACAACGGTGGATACGGTGGATACGGCGGTTACGGCGGGTACGGCGGATACGGTGGATATGGAGGATACGGTGGATATGGTGGCTATGGAGGAATTCGACCCTATTTCCGATAA